The Acomys russatus chromosome 1, mAcoRus1.1, whole genome shotgun sequence genome has a window encoding:
- the Cmpk2 gene encoding UMP-CMP kinase 2, mitochondrial, translated as MALVSRPRAPLWLGRLSRQLSLLHGACSGTMARPRRFTVELPDCSLIHFTLGDSAGHQDARLAALLGPPGRSYALCVPLVPGKGCGPRVQAARLHQRLMLQLRQGPLQRCQLNKLLGYGPGDQAGEAQHGFLLRDPSDHPDTRRALLQLLDSCQEAAHLQLAEFQTDPQGLLRQHLWELQGDERVQVDCACVLPAPAPSLHPLLPDLFNSAVFQDRSAARAVLEECTSFIPEAQEVLHLVNQCPQEIQRGKFQVVAIEGLDATGKTTVTQSVSESLNAVLLQSPPPCISQWRKIFDDEPTIIRRAFYSLGNYLVASEIAKESAKSPVIVDRYWHSTATYAIATEVSGGLQYLPPAHHPVYQWPGDLLKPDLVLLLTVNPEERVRRLQGRGLEKTKEEAELEANNVFRQKVEMTYQRMENPSCQLVDASPPRETVLQKVLELIQSAGH; from the exons CCCCACTATGGCTTGGGCGACTGTCGCGGCAACTGTCCTTGCTGCACGGGGCCTGCTCTGGGACCATGGCTCGGCCGCGGCGCTTCACGGTGGAGCTGCCGGATTGCTCCTTGATTCATTTCACCCTGGGGGACTCGGCGGGCCACCAGGACGCACGCCTGGCCGCTCTGCTAGGGCCCCCAGGGCGCAGCTATGCGCTGTGTGTGCCACTGGTTCCGGGCAAAGGCTGCGGGCCCCGGGTGCAGGCGGCCCGGCTGCACCAGCGCCTGATGCTGCAGCTGCGCCAGGGTCCTTTGCAGCGGTGCCAGCTGAACAAGCTGCTAGGCTACGGCCCAGGCGATCAAGCAGGTGAAGCCCAGCATGGCTTCCTGCTGCGCGATCCTAGCGACCACCCGGACACCCGGCGCGCCTTGTTGCAGCTTCTGGATTCTTGCCAGGAGGCGGCGCACCTGCAGTTGGCCGAGTTCCAGACCGACCCTCAGGGTTTGTTGCGGCAGCATTTGTGGGAGCTGCAGGGAGATGAGCGAGTGCAGGTGGACTGCGCATGCGTCCTGCCGGCACCGGCGCCTTCTCTCCACCCATTGCTGCCAGATCTGTTCAACTCTGCAGTGTTCCAAGACCGGAGTGCTGCACGGGCGGTATTGGAGGAG tgTACGTCCTTTATTCCTGAAGCCCAGGAAGTGCTTCATCTGGTTAACCAGTGCCCACAGGAGATCCAGAGAGGAAAGTTCCAAGTTGTTGCCATTGAAGGACTGGATGCCACTG GTAAAACCACGGTGACACAGTCGGTGTCAGAGTCTCTCAATGCTGTTCTCTTACAATCACCACCACCCTGCATCAGCCAGTGGAGGAAAATCTTTGATGATGAACCTACTATCATTCGAAGAGCATTTTACTCTTTGGGCAATTATCTCGTGGCTTCTGAAATAGCTAAAGAATCAGCCAAGTCTCCTGTTATTGTAGACAG GTACTGGCATAGCACAGCCACCTATGCCATCGCCACTGAGGTGAGTGGAGGCCTGCAGTACCTACCTCCTGCCCACCACCCTGTGTACCAGTGGCCAGGAGACCTGCTGAAGCCCGACCTAGTTTTGCTGCTCACTGTGAATCCtgaggagagagtgaggagacTGCAGGGCCGAGGCCTGGAGAAGACTAAggaagaggcagaactggaggcCAATAATGTGTTTCGACAGAA ggTGGAAATGACGTACCAGCGGATGGAGAACCCAAGTTGCCAGCTGGTCGATGCCAGCCCCCCAAGAGAGACAGTCCTGCAGAAAGTTTTAGAGCTCATCCAGAGCGCTGGTCATTAA